A window of Fusarium oxysporum Fo47 chromosome II, complete sequence genomic DNA:
AGCCCCCATATTCACATGTGGGAGGCATCTGGAAACAAGATGAACCGAAAATGGGGTTCATTGGCTTTGTCAGACCATCACTGGGCGCTATACCCCCTTTGGCAGAGATGCAAGCCCAATCATGGGTATTAAACCTCCTTACGCCACACAAACTCAAACACCTTAAGCCCGAGGATGAGGCTCATTACAGGCTACACTGCAGGCCCGATGCTAGGGTAACATATGGCGTTGATCACGAAAGTTATGCATATCAGCTGACCTTGGATATGAACTCTGCACCTGGCATCACTGACATATTGAATTTGATGCGTAGGAGTGGAATTCGAGATGCCTATCGTCTTTTGGTTCTTTGGGCTTTTGGTGCGCATTTTAATGCCAAGTTTCGACTCGTTGGGCCATGGGGCTTGGGAACATGCTCAAGACCTTCTTGTGTCTGGTGAGTTTTGGCAGACCATTACACGGAGGCCAATAATATTCGGTAAGCTACCACCTCCTGATTTTCATACGTCACTAATTATCAAGACCACTTCCTTTTTTCGATTTTGCCGATGGCTATTTTCGATCCCCTCAGCCTCGTGCTCTGGGCTTTTCGTTCCATATATGCTTGTTTAGttgatatgatatgatgttTTGATCAAACACGATCCTCTCACTCAAAACTCAACAAGGTCACCTCATTTAATTCACTC
This region includes:
- a CDS encoding uncharacterized protein (expressed protein), which codes for MPIVFWFFGLLVRILMPSFDSLGHGAWEHAQDLLVSGEFWQTITRRPIIFDHFLFSILPMAIFDPLSLVLWAFRSIYACLVDMI